The Streptococcus sanguinis genomic sequence CGGGGACATTACTGATATGGAGCTTTTGGAGGCCGCAGATGTCGGTTCCTGTGATACGGTCGTCGTGGCGACGGGAGAAAGTCTGGAATCCAGCGTCCTAGCGGTCATGCACTGCAAGGCATTGGGCGTAAAAAATGTCATTGCCAAGGTCAAGGATGAAGTGACCCAGCAGGTGTTGGAAAAGGTGGGAGCTGATTTGGTTATCCTGCCTGAAGTGGAGGCTGGTATTTCATTGGCTAAGACCATTCTCTTTAACCATTCGATTGAGGTCTTCCAGCTGGATGACGATGTAGTGGTGGCTGAGTTTGAGCTGCCTGCTAGCTGGGTCGGGAAAACGGTCCGTGAAGTAGATGCTCGTAGGTTGTATCATCTTAATATTATCGGCTATCGTCTGACAAAAAATCAGCCTTTGGAAAGCCAGTTTACTCCAGACTTTGTCTGGCTAGCAGGAGTCAGCATTATGGCTGTGACTGATAACCAGCATTTGGACGATTTACGTGAAATAGTGAAGTAGTAGCTAGGATAGGTCCTCTTCGCTGGAAAGTCCTATTGGCACTTTCTAGTAATTCGGCACCTTACTATCATTTCAGAAAAATAAATACATAAGAGCTCTTTCAGGGCTCTTTTTTGAAACCAGTTGTAAAATTTGTTATACTATCACTAGAAAAGGAGTGATTTTATGAGCTTAACCAGCCAGATCATTACAGCAGATTTTCCGGATTTGGATAAGGTAGAAGCCTTGAATAATGAAGCTTTCCCAGAAGAGGAAAGGATACCGCTCAGTGAATTTTTACGATATGAGGAACAGGAAGATGCTAATTTTTTCGCCTTTTATCATGAAAAGGAATTTGTTGGTTTTGCCTTTGCTATCTCCAACTCGCAAGCCTTTTATGTTAGTTTCTTTGCGATTATGCCTCACCTGCGCAGCCATGGCTATGGTGGTGAAATCATCGAAAAGCTGGTCAATTTTTATCAGCGAACCATGATTTTAGAAATCGAGCGTCTGGATGAGCCATGTGACAATCTTGCGCAGCGTCAGGCTCGCTGGGATTTCTATCACAGCAAAGGCTTCCGCTCAGCTAATGCCTTTCTGGAATATGAGGATCTTAGCTTTGAAATCCTTTATCGAGGGAATTCTTTTGACGAAGAAGCCTACCGAGACATTTTCCGCCGAATTCAGGAGGAGAATTATTTCGACTTTGAAATCAAACATAGACGTTTCAGCGATTATTAAAAGGAAATTCTCTGGAGCTCAATTGCGATTTTGAGCAATAAAAGATTGCTTTGTTTTTACTAAACGGAGGATAAAATGAGACTCTGGCATCAAGCACTGATTCCCAAGCTTCCCCGTCCGCAACTACTTGGTCAGCATCGGGAATGCTACGCTCTTCGTGGCAATGGCTGGGGCAAGAAACATGCGACCGTTGACTATGTTTTTACGCACTCTCCTTACTTGCTTTATCGCTACCATGAGCTGATTATGGAGGAGATGAGCAAGCGAGGTTATCGTGTGTCTCCAGAATGGCTGGAGCGGGACTATCGTGGCAAGACTTGTCCAGCTTATGTGCATCTGGAAGAAATGGCTGTGGCGAGCCCTATTTACTCCGAGCATGACGCAGCTTACTATGAGGAATGCCTGCAAAATCTCAAAGAAAAAGGCATTGACTTATAAGCTTTTCCGCTGTCTGAGCCAGCTGCCTATCTTGAGAAAAAGCCAGCAAAATGATACAATAAAACGAATAGTAAAAAGATTAACTGGAGTAAAAATGAATTATTTTAATGTTGGTAAAATCGTCAATACCCAAGGTTTGCAAGGGGAGATGCGGGTTTTGTCGGTGACAGATTTTGCGGAAGAGCGTTTTAAAAAAGGCAATAAACTGGTCCTTTTCGATAAGAAAGACCAGTTTGTTATGGATGTGGAGATTGCCAGCCACCGCAAGGCCAAGAACTTTGATATTATCAAGTTCAAGGGCATGTACCATATCAATGACATCGAGAAATTTCGTGACTTTAGTCTGAAAGTAGCCGAAGAAGACTTGGCTGATTTGGAAGATGGCGAATTTTACTACCATGAGATTATCGGCCTTGAAGTCTATGAAAATGATGTTCTGCTAGGTACGATTAAGGAGATTCTCCAGCCAGGAGCCAATGATGTCTGGGTGGTCAAGCGTAAAGGTAAGCGCGATTTGCTTTTACCTTACATTCCGCCAGTTGTGCTGGGGATTGACATTGAGCAAGGTCGGGTTGATGTAGAGATACCGGAAGGACTGGACGATGAAAATTGATATTTTGACTCTCTTTCCGGAGATGTTTGCGCCCTTGGAGCACTCTATCGTCGGTAAAGCTCGAGAAAAAGGCCTCTTAGAAATCAATTACCACAATTTCCGAGAAAAGGCTGAAAAATCCCGGCATGTAGACGACGAGCCATACGGTGGAGGTCAGGGTATGCTGCTAAGGGCCCAGCCTATTTTTGATGCCTATGATGCCATTGAAAAGAAGCAGCCGCGCGTGATTTTGCTGGACCCTGCTGGCCGGACTTTTGACCAAGCCTATGCTGAGGAGCTGGCTAAAGAAGAGGAACTCATTTTCATCTGTGGCCATTATGAAGGCTATGATGAGCGGATCAAGACTTTAGTGACAGATGAGATCTCGCTTGGGGACTATGTCCTTACTGGAGGAGAATTGGCGGCCATGACCATGATTGATGCTACCGTTCGCCTGATTCCAGAGGTTATTGGCAAGGAAGCCAGTCATACAGATGACAGTTTTTCGTCTGGGCTCTTGGAGTATCCTCAGTACACTCGGCCCTATGACTATCGGGGCATGGTCGTTCCTGAAGTCCTTATGAGCGGCCATCATGAAAATATCCGCAAGTGGCGTCTCTATGAAAGTCTGAAAAAGACCTACCTAAGACGACCTGACTTGCTAAAACATTATGAAATGACGGCCGAAGAAGAAGCGATGTTAGAGGAAATTCGACAACCTCACTCGGACTGACAAGCAAGGTTAACTCTTAGAAAGTATCTAGGAGTTTTTGCTTTATTTGATAAAGAAATGCTCATTTTTGTTGGAAAAACCAGCTTATTTTTCTAATAAAACATTTTTGTAACTAAAATGTAATAAAAAAACTATTAAAACTATACGTTTGCTACTAGTTAATACTAGCGTTTTGTGATAGTATATTACTATGCGGGCTGCTATACCCAGGTTAATTATAGTATGTGAGATTATAAAAAGGAGATTGATTATGGAAAAGAAAATAGGCAAGTCTGTTGTAGCGACTGGTATCGCGGCTACAACTATTATTTCTGGTGGACTGACCCATCAAGTGCACGCGGATGAGTTGGTTGAATCAACTGTAACAGCTCCAAAAGCGACTGAAGTAACTGAAAAACCGGTGACTGCAGCAGATGTAGCTGTTGCCCAAGAAAATGCTGAAGCAGCCAAAGCTAAACTTGATGAGCAAAGATCGATAGTAGACACTGCGAAAACAGAAGCTGAAGATGCAAAAACTAGCGTGAAAGTGGCTGAAGCCGCTGTTGAGACTGCTAAAGAAGTGCAGGCAGAAGCAACAGAAGAAAATGTTGCTAAGGCGGAGACGGAAGCAAAAACAGCAGAGCAAGAGGTTAGCGCAAAAGACACTGCCGTTCGAGAAGCTGCTGCTAAAGCTGCTAAGGCAGAACAGGCTGTTAAAGACCAAGCAAATACTATTAAGGCGAGTCAATCTCTGGTAGATGTTGCAGAGACTGAATTGAAACAAGCTAAAACACCGCTTCACTCAGAAGAGCAAGCTGTAGCAACTGCTAAGAGCCAGCAAAGTCAAGCACAGACTGCTTTAGATAATGCAAAGTCTGAACTGACAAAGGCAGAGCAAGCAGCGTCTTCTGCTCCACAAGTGCAGGCTGAAATCCAGAATAAAATCAATCAGGCAAAGGCATCTTTGAGCCAAACCAATCAAGCTATTAGCTCGCTTGAAGGACAGATTCCTGCTGCCGAGAAAGCAGCAGCAACAGCTCCTGTTGACCTTCGCAATACGACTTATTCTCAATTTTTAGAAAATGTTCGTAACAATGCGGCTAATCAAGAAATTCGTGATGCTGCCAACAATGCTCTTGCTGTTTACCAACGTGGACAAAATGAATTTGGTATCTCAGTTAATTCTGACCCAACCAGTCCAGCTAATCTAGAAAATAACCTTCAAGCTTTGGAGTTGGTTAAGGCGATTAATGCTTACCGTCGTAATGTCGGCTTACAAGAGTTGTTGGTTGATCCGTATGCGAATGTGGCTAGCCAGATTCAGACTATCTACTTTGAGCGCAATAACTGGCACATGGGCAAGCTGATTGGTAACGAAAATGTGGCGATTAGTTTTGATCCACAAGGAGCTGTCAATTTCTGGCATGAAGAAAAAACACTTTACCAGCAGATTGCGGCGCAATATGGACTGCCTACAGATGAAACTCAGATTGATGCTAATGCTATCTATACGAGAGTTGGAGCGGGTGTGTTTGCTAAAATTGGCCACTATGTGCAGATGATGGACAATAAAGCTAATGCTATCTCAGCGGCTTATGATAAACATCCAAATCAATGGGGCACTCCTCATGGTACATCAGAGGTTGGTTTCCATCACATTAGCAACTTTGACCAGCGTGTTAATAACGGTACTCTATTGACTGTTGCTGCTATGGAGCAGTTGTTGCGTGCTGGTGGTGGTCGTTCTGCAGGTTCTAACGCTAATGTTACAGCACTTAAGAATCAATTAGCTGAACTTAAGGCTCAAAAAGTTGGTCAGGAATCAGCTATCAATATCCTAAATGCTCAATTAGCTGATGCTCAAAAGACAGCGGCAGCTCAAATTGCAGCAGTTGAAGCAGCTCGTCAGAAGGTAGCAACTGCTGAAAATAATCTAGCTTTGACTAAGCAGAATGTTGCTCTCAAGCAAGAAGCTCTTGACAGAGCAACAGCTAAGATTGCAGCAAGCTTGGCTCCTTACCAAACTAACTTGAGCAATGCTCAGGCAGTTCTAGCGGCAGCTAAGGATAAGTTGGCAGAACTTCAGTCTGCTCAAGAAGCTGCGAAAGCTAATTTGACAACTGCTCAAGAGGACTTGCTGTCTGCTCAAAAAACATTAGCTGCAGCTAAAAAGAAAGTTATTGACCTTCAAAATGCTCCTCAGTTACTTGCAGAAGCAGAGCGGGAGTTGGCAGAAGCGCAGCTTGATTTTGAAGCTAAACAAGCAATCTTAAATCAAGAGACTGCAACTTTAGCTGTCCTTGAGGAATCCTACAACAGTCTTCAAGCGAATTATGAAACTCTCTTGAATATCTTGAATCAAGCAGCTCTCCTGTATGGAAATGCTCTGAATAGTAACTATCGCTCAGGTGAAGATAAACAGACTCTAACTGCTGTAAAAGGCGGAGCTGCTGGTCCAGGTGCAGAGGATGAATCTAAGAAAGATTCAGATGCTAAGACTGCAGAAGTTCATGCGAACACTCGTGAAGTCAAAGGAGCCACTACGGGTGCCGTTCAAGCGGCAGGTGGTGGTGCGTTTACTGATTTTGTTGTAAATCCTGCAGCTCAACTTGCTAGCGTGGCTACGACAGCTGATAAGGCTCCAACAGTTCCTGCTATTCTGCCAAATACTGGCTCAGAAGCAGAACGCCTTGCAATTTTTGGTATGGCACTTGGTGCAGCTGCCTTTTTGGGAACCAACAAGCGCCGTCGCAGAGACGAAGATTATAATTAATGAAATAAAAAATGAGATTGGAACGATTTCCAGACTCATTTTTTTGTCCAAGTTAATAAGCAATCTCATATAAAAGGGATGAGGAGTTAAGTTCCACATTTTCTAAGAAAGATAAAAACTTCCGATATTAATTGTCGGAAGTTTTTGATATACATAATAGATTCTATTTGACTGCTCCACCTGTTACACCTTCTACGTAGTATTTCTGCATGAAGATGAAGAGAAGAGTGATTGGAATTGCGATGATAATTGCTCCAGATGTGAAAGGCAAGAACCATTTATTGATGGCGTCCTTATTAAGCATTTGGAAAAGTCCCAAAGCCACTGTATATTTTTCCTTGACATCGCCTAGAATCACAGAGGCAAAGATGAAGTCAACCCAAGGTCCCATGAAAGCCATAAGCGCTGTATAGACGATAATCGGTTTTGAAAGCGGCAATGTAATAGTCCGGAAGATTTGGAAGCGAGTCGCTCCGTCGATCATAGCGGATTCGTCCAAAGAATATGGGATAGTATCAAAGAAACCTTTAGCTATATAGAAGCCTAAAGCTGCTCCAGCTGAATAAACCAGAATCAGTGAAGTAAGGGTTTGTGTCAAATTGAGTGCTTTCAAGATGTAGTAAACCGCAATCATTGACATGAAGCCTGGGAACATGTTAAGAACCAGAGCCAGCTTTAGGAAACGATTTTTATGCTTGAATTTGATACGGCTGAGTGAGTAAGCCATACCCACAGTAATCAAAGTAGACAGGATACAGGTTGCTGTTGCAACAATCAGGGTATTCATAAACCACTGAACAAAAGGATATGTGTTGTTATTAAACAGTCTGATATAGTTGTCAAGAGTATAGGTCTTAGGGAAGAAGTAAGGGACTGCATTGGAGCCTTCACCACGGAAGCTGGTCAGAAAAATCCAGATAATCGGCGTTAGCCAGATGAATGCTAAAACAGCCAGTAAGACATAAATCCCTAATAAACTGAGTTTTTTTCTATTTTTCATTATTTAGCAGTTCCTTCCTTGAATGATGCGGATCTGGTATAGGCTAAGAGACTGAAGGCTGCAGAGATTGCAAAGATCAGGATACCGATAACAGATGCCAGATTGTAGTCCTTGGCTGAAACGGTCAGTTTATAGAGCCAGGTAACCAAGAGGTCAGTTGAGCCTGCCTGATAGTAGGAAGAGTTAGTAGGTCCACCGCCTGTCAGGAAGTAGATAACGTTGAAGTTGTTGATGTTCCCGATAAACTGCTGGATAAGTGATGGCGCCATAATCAAAAGAATTTGAGGGAAAGTAATGCTCTTGAAGATTTGAAGCTTGCTAGCTCCATCAATTTCAGCAGCCTCGATTTGCTCACTAGGCAGGTTCATGATAATCCCGGTTGCCACCAGCATGGTAAATGGAATACCAATCCACATATTGACAAGGATGATTGAGAACTTAGCCCACACAGGGTCACTCAAGAATGGAATTGGATGCTGAATGAGATGAAGGCTTTGCAATAATCCGTTCAAAGGTCCATTGTCATTCAGGAAATTACGCATCAAGAGCAGAGATACGAATTGGGGTACAGCAATAGTGATAACGAAGAGTGTCCGCCAAACTTTCTTGTACTTGAGGCCTTTGGTATTGAGCAAGAGAGCTAAAACAATACCGAAGAAGAAAGTAGTGGCTGTCGCAGCAACCGCCCAAATCAAGGTCCAGCCTAAAAGTGGGAAGAAGGTGCTAGCCATGCGACCTGAGAAAACATCACCAAAGCTAGAGAAGCCAACCCAGTCAAAAAGTGACTTAGGAGCTGGATGCTTATGGTCAAAGTTAGTAAAGGCCAAGCAGATCATATAGATCAGAGGCAGGATGGTAAAGAGCAGTACTCCAATGAGAGGAATGCTCATTAGACCCATGTGGAAGCGGCCGTCAGCAAGCGTCTTAAAGTCCTCAACGAAGTTAGGAATCTTCTGACCGGACTGCTTGAGTGCCATCAAGTGACGAGCACTTTTCAGGTTACACCAGTAGATGTAGGCGAAGACTGCACAGAAGATAAGAGAAGCAAGTCCAAAAATCAGCATCAGCATAGAGTTGTCACCCGCTACTTGAACGGTGATTTCCAAACCGTTAACTTTTTTGATAGCCTCTCCCTGCTCTTGAGTCCCCAATGTAATCATGCCACCAATAGCTGGTATGATTTGGACTGCAAAAGCAATCAGGAAAGCAATTTCTGAGAAGAGGAAGAGCAGCCCCTTGATAAATTGTTTGTTTACAAGGTTGCTCAGTCCCATTACCAGAAAAGAGAGTTTGACATCCCAAGTTCCCTCTTTAAAGACCTGAACCATGGATGCATTGTCATAAGATGACTGAGTCATAGTATTCTCCTTATATTTACAAAGAAAGAAGTGAGGAGGCTGCCCTCCTCACTTCAATGCTTATTTTTATTCGTTTGAGGATTATTTAGCTGCTGCTAAATCTTTATCAAACTGTTGTAATTTTGCGAGGTATTGATCTTCACCAAATTTACCGTTGTAAGCATCGCTGAGGATTGCAGCACTTTCAGTCCAGAAGACAGACATTTGGCTAAGTTTAGGCATAACTGTTGTGTAGGTATCAGAAGATCCCATTGTGATAACAGCTTGTGCCAAGGCATCTTTCTTAACATCTTCAGACTCTTGCACTTCTTTGTTAGCAGGGATGATGTGACGTCCTTCAAACTTGAATTGGTTTTCTTGGCTTTCTTTGCTAGTAAGCACTTGAGCCAGTTTGTAGCTTGCTGCGATACGGTCAGTGTCGCCGTTTGAAGGTGTTTGGTTAACTGCGTAAAGTTTTACACCGAGGAAGGCTTTTTGTTGAACGTCTTGTCCACCGATGTTAACAGTTGGGTAAACAGAGATACCAAGGTTGTCTTTGCCGACAGCTTTTTCAGCAGCTGCGTAGTCCCATGGACCTGATTGGAAAGCGTCAACTGAACCATCTTCAAATTTAGCAAGAAGGTTAGAAGCATCTACGTTCACAAAACCGCTGTTATTCTTTTGAGCTGCGATGAACTTCAGAACGTTGACACCGGCTTCGTTACCCCAGTTTGTTCCGTCTACTTGCTCACCATCTTTACCAAAGAGAGTGTCGCCAACAGAAAGGAAGAGTGGAGCA encodes the following:
- a CDS encoding extracellular solute-binding protein; this translates as MKTWKKVVLGSVSLLAAGTLLAACSSNSSKENSSSKADSKTLKLWVPTGSKDSYSDTVSKFEKESGYKVDVVEMEDPNAQENLTKDASTAADVFSLPHDQLGKLVEAGAIQEVPSKMAEEVKKNDTEQAAIGAQYKGKTYAFPYGIESQVTYYNKSKLSADDVKSYETITSKAKFGGNLKEANGYITAPLFLSVGDTLFGKDGEQVDGTNWGNEAGVNVLKFIAAQKNNSGFVNVDASNLLAKFEDGSVDAFQSGPWDYAAAEKAVGKDNLGISVYPTVNIGGQDVQQKAFLGVKLYAVNQTPSNGDTDRIAASYKLAQVLTSKESQENQFKFEGRHIIPANKEVQESEDVKKDALAQAVITMGSSDTYTTVMPKLSQMSVFWTESAAILSDAYNGKFGEDQYLAKLQQFDKDLAAAK
- a CDS encoding carbohydrate ABC transporter permease, yielding MTQSSYDNASMVQVFKEGTWDVKLSFLVMGLSNLVNKQFIKGLLFLFSEIAFLIAFAVQIIPAIGGMITLGTQEQGEAIKKVNGLEITVQVAGDNSMLMLIFGLASLIFCAVFAYIYWCNLKSARHLMALKQSGQKIPNFVEDFKTLADGRFHMGLMSIPLIGVLLFTILPLIYMICLAFTNFDHKHPAPKSLFDWVGFSSFGDVFSGRMASTFFPLLGWTLIWAVAATATTFFFGIVLALLLNTKGLKYKKVWRTLFVITIAVPQFVSLLLMRNFLNDNGPLNGLLQSLHLIQHPIPFLSDPVWAKFSIILVNMWIGIPFTMLVATGIIMNLPSEQIEAAEIDGASKLQIFKSITFPQILLIMAPSLIQQFIGNINNFNVIYFLTGGGPTNSSYYQAGSTDLLVTWLYKLTVSAKDYNLASVIGILIFAISAAFSLLAYTRSASFKEGTAK
- a CDS encoding TIGR02328 family protein codes for the protein MRLWHQALIPKLPRPQLLGQHRECYALRGNGWGKKHATVDYVFTHSPYLLYRYHELIMEEMSKRGYRVSPEWLERDYRGKTCPAYVHLEEMAVASPIYSEHDAAYYEECLQNLKEKGIDL
- the trmD gene encoding tRNA (guanosine(37)-N1)-methyltransferase TrmD, producing the protein MKIDILTLFPEMFAPLEHSIVGKAREKGLLEINYHNFREKAEKSRHVDDEPYGGGQGMLLRAQPIFDAYDAIEKKQPRVILLDPAGRTFDQAYAEELAKEEELIFICGHYEGYDERIKTLVTDEISLGDYVLTGGELAAMTMIDATVRLIPEVIGKEASHTDDSFSSGLLEYPQYTRPYDYRGMVVPEVLMSGHHENIRKWRLYESLKKTYLRRPDLLKHYEMTAEEEAMLEEIRQPHSD
- a CDS encoding potassium channel family protein, with protein sequence MANQTVGILGLGIFGQSIIEALISQDVEIIAIDNHEETINQYEDMIAVGVIGDITDMELLEAADVGSCDTVVVATGESLESSVLAVMHCKALGVKNVIAKVKDEVTQQVLEKVGADLVILPEVEAGISLAKTILFNHSIEVFQLDDDVVVAEFELPASWVGKTVREVDARRLYHLNIIGYRLTKNQPLESQFTPDFVWLAGVSIMAVTDNQHLDDLREIVK
- a CDS encoding GNAT family N-acetyltransferase; this translates as MSLTSQIITADFPDLDKVEALNNEAFPEEERIPLSEFLRYEEQEDANFFAFYHEKEFVGFAFAISNSQAFYVSFFAIMPHLRSHGYGGEIIEKLVNFYQRTMILEIERLDEPCDNLAQRQARWDFYHSKGFRSANAFLEYEDLSFEILYRGNSFDEEAYRDIFRRIQEENYFDFEIKHRRFSDY
- the rimM gene encoding ribosome maturation factor RimM (Essential for efficient processing of 16S rRNA), which gives rise to MNYFNVGKIVNTQGLQGEMRVLSVTDFAEERFKKGNKLVLFDKKDQFVMDVEIASHRKAKNFDIIKFKGMYHINDIEKFRDFSLKVAEEDLADLEDGEFYYHEIIGLEVYENDVLLGTIKEILQPGANDVWVVKRKGKRDLLLPYIPPVVLGIDIEQGRVDVEIPEGLDDEN
- a CDS encoding sugar ABC transporter permease, with amino-acid sequence MKNRKKLSLLGIYVLLAVLAFIWLTPIIWIFLTSFRGEGSNAVPYFFPKTYTLDNYIRLFNNNTYPFVQWFMNTLIVATATCILSTLITVGMAYSLSRIKFKHKNRFLKLALVLNMFPGFMSMIAVYYILKALNLTQTLTSLILVYSAGAALGFYIAKGFFDTIPYSLDESAMIDGATRFQIFRTITLPLSKPIIVYTALMAFMGPWVDFIFASVILGDVKEKYTVALGLFQMLNKDAINKWFLPFTSGAIIIAIPITLLFIFMQKYYVEGVTGGAVK
- a CDS encoding CAP domain-containing protein; the protein is MRAAIPRLIIVCEIIKRRLIMEKKIGKSVVATGIAATTIISGGLTHQVHADELVESTVTAPKATEVTEKPVTAADVAVAQENAEAAKAKLDEQRSIVDTAKTEAEDAKTSVKVAEAAVETAKEVQAEATEENVAKAETEAKTAEQEVSAKDTAVREAAAKAAKAEQAVKDQANTIKASQSLVDVAETELKQAKTPLHSEEQAVATAKSQQSQAQTALDNAKSELTKAEQAASSAPQVQAEIQNKINQAKASLSQTNQAISSLEGQIPAAEKAAATAPVDLRNTTYSQFLENVRNNAANQEIRDAANNALAVYQRGQNEFGISVNSDPTSPANLENNLQALELVKAINAYRRNVGLQELLVDPYANVASQIQTIYFERNNWHMGKLIGNENVAISFDPQGAVNFWHEEKTLYQQIAAQYGLPTDETQIDANAIYTRVGAGVFAKIGHYVQMMDNKANAISAAYDKHPNQWGTPHGTSEVGFHHISNFDQRVNNGTLLTVAAMEQLLRAGGGRSAGSNANVTALKNQLAELKAQKVGQESAINILNAQLADAQKTAAAQIAAVEAARQKVATAENNLALTKQNVALKQEALDRATAKIAASLAPYQTNLSNAQAVLAAAKDKLAELQSAQEAAKANLTTAQEDLLSAQKTLAAAKKKVIDLQNAPQLLAEAERELAEAQLDFEAKQAILNQETATLAVLEESYNSLQANYETLLNILNQAALLYGNALNSNYRSGEDKQTLTAVKGGAAGPGAEDESKKDSDAKTAEVHANTREVKGATTGAVQAAGGGAFTDFVVNPAAQLASVATTADKAPTVPAILPNTGSEAERLAIFGMALGAAAFLGTNKRRRRDEDYN